One Hordeum vulgare subsp. vulgare chromosome 4H, MorexV3_pseudomolecules_assembly, whole genome shotgun sequence DNA window includes the following coding sequences:
- the LOC123447339 gene encoding pinin, translated as MAAAAEKTAEEIRRELQELQRQHREISERLRDPRGLRRGAPAAGLGPGPGGPRPLRGFARPAPEPADQPEPKRRLLSAVVKVDGSGTNEDDAEGRGDEPTAAQGGERRGASNGGFRRDGSQWVSRRELDNQLPEPLPRPAPKEEDQSLVRRNKRMLGKLLVGTLEKFQQENKKLSNSEAFMRRSEAQQKADQKAREDSERLRQQVREQAAEKRRRDMTLRARVAAKSEEKRLELLYIQWSEHHKKLSSFLRTKAEPAIYYMPAKPIVDDPLIVEQNKEKAFEEWKSVRRTELTQFQKQVEEQYLSNVERQLERIQNARNARRGNVPANMQEMDKELDTHRAEHGPKARRIPDGGNDEDDDVDVDDMAAEDDLMDEVLGVNEAINEDPTKPSEEATDVAPVPEEAQ; from the exons ATGGCCGCCGCGGCGGAGAAGACGGCCGAGGAGATCCGCCGCGAGCTCCAAGAGCTCCAGCGCCAGCACCGCGag ATCAGCGAGCGCCTGCGCGACCCCCGAGGCCTTCGACGCGGCGCTCCCGCCGCCGGCCTCGGCCCGGGCCCCGGAGGCCCCCGCCCGCTCCGCGGCTTCGCCAGACCC GCCCCGGAGCCGGCGGACCAGCCCGAGCCCAAGCGCCGGCTTCTGTCTGCCGTGGTTAAA GTGGATGGCTCTGGAACTAATGAGGATGACGCAGAGGGGCGAGGGGATGAGCCAACTGCCGCTCAAGGTGGCGAGAGGAGGGGAGCCAGTAATGGTGGGTTCAGGAGGGATGGAAGCCAGTGGGTATCCAGGAGG GAGCTTGATAATCAGCTGCCAGAGCCTCTCCCGAGGCCGGCTCCCAAGGAAGAGGACCAGAGCTTGGTGAGGAGGAACAAGAGAATGCTGGGGAAGCTTCTTGTTGGCACGCTAGAG AAATTTCAGCAAGAGAACAAAAAACTTTCCAACTCAGAGGCTTTTATGCGTAGATCAGAGGCTCAGCAGAAG GCTGATCAAAAGGCTCGTGAGGACAGTGAAAGATTGCGGCAGCAAGTGCGGGAGCAAGCAGCTGAGAAGCGTAGGCGTGATATG ACGCTTCGTGCTCGAGTAGCTGCTAAGTCAGAAGAAAAGAGGTTGGAGCTATTGTACATTCAGTGGTCTGAGCATCACAAAAAGCTGTCCAGTTTCTTAAG GACAAAAGCTGAACCAGCTATTTATTACATGCCGGCTAAACCAATAGTTGATGATCCGCTTATTGTTGAGCAAAACAAGGAAAAG gcaTTTGAAGAATGGAAATCTGTGCGCAGAACGGAGCTCACACAGTTTCAAAAGCAAGTTGAGGAGCAGTATCTGTCTAACGTTGAGAGGCAGCTGGAAAGAATTCAGAATGCCCGGAATGCTCGGAGGGGGAACGTGCCTGCTAACATGCAGGAAATGGACAAGGAGCTGGACACACACAGGGCGGAGCATGGCCCCAAGGCTCGGCGGATCCCCGACGGTGGCAACGACGAGGATGATGATGTGGACGTGGACGACATGGCCGCGGAGGACGACCTGATGGATGAAGTGCTTGGCGTTAATGAGGCGATCAACGAGGACCCGACCAAGCCATCTGAAGAGGCTACCGATGTTGCCCCTGTACCCGAGGAGGCACAGTAG
- the LOC123447338 gene encoding senescence-specific cysteine protease SAG39-like codes for MAIPKALLLAILGCICLCSSTVLSARELGDASMVERHEQWMVKYNRVYKDGAEKARRFEVFKANVAFIASFNAGNHKFWLGVNQFTDLTNDEFRATKTNKGLKRSGGRAPTGFRYSNVSADALPTAVDWRTKGAVTPIKDQGQCGCCWAFSAVAATEGIVKLSTGKLISLSEQELVDCDVHDVDQGCEGGEMDDAFKFIIKNGGLTTEANYPYTAQDGQCKTSIASDSVATIKSYEDVPANDESSLMKAVANQPVSVAVDGGDVIFQHYSGGVMTGSCGTDLDHGIAAIGYGMTSDGTKYWLLKNSWGTTWGENGYLRMEKDISDKSGMCGLAMQPSYPTE; via the exons ATGGCCATCCCCAAGGCTTTGCTTCTTGCCATCCTAGGCTGCATCTGCTTATGCAGCAGCACTGTTCTGTCAGCACGCGAGCTTGGCGACGCGTCCATGGTGGAGAGGCACGAGCAGTGGATGGTGAAGTACAACCGTGTTTACAAGGACGGCGCCGAGAAGGCACGGCGATTCGAGGTGTTCAAAGCCAACGTTGCCTTCATCGCGTCGTTCAACGCCGGAAACCATAAGTTTTGGCTCGGCGTCAACCAGTTCACCGACCTCACCAACGACGAGTTCAGGGCGACCAAGACCAACAAGGGCTTGAAAAGGAGCGGCGGTAGGGCTCCAACTGGGTTCAGGTACAGCAATGTCAGCGCCGATGCACTTCCAACAGCTGTTGACTGGAGGACCAAGGGTGCTGTCACTCCTATCAAAGACCAAGGCCAATGTG GCTGTTGCTGGGCCTTTTCGGCTGTGGCGGCAACCGAAGGCATTGTGAAGTTGAGCACAGGGAAGCTCATCTCGTTGTCGGAGCAAGAGCTGGTTGACTGCGACGTCCATGATGTGGATCAGGGTTGCGAAGGTGGCGAGATGGACGACGCcttcaagttcatcatcaagAATGGTGGCCTCACCACCGAGGCCAACTACCCATACACGGCACAAGATGGACAGTGCAAGACTAGCATTGCAAGCGATAGTGTTGCAACCATCAAGAGCTACGAGGATGTGCCGGCCAACGACGAATCCTCTCTTATGAAAGCCGTTGCTAACCAGCCTGTCTCCGTAGCTGTGGACGGAGGGGATGTCATATTTCAACACTACTCGGGCGGGGTGATGACCGGCTCTTGTGGAACTGATTTGGACCATGGGATAGCGGCGATTGGCTATGGCATGACGAGTGATGGAACTAAGTATTGGCTACTGAAGAACTCATGGGGCACCACATGGGGCGAGAATGGTTACCTCAGAATGGAGAAGGATATTTCTGACAAGAGTGGTATGTGTGGCTTGGCCATGCAGCCTTCCTACCCCACCGAGTAG